One genomic segment of Erythrolamprus reginae isolate rEryReg1 chromosome 2, rEryReg1.hap1, whole genome shotgun sequence includes these proteins:
- the LOC139159330 gene encoding vomeronasal type-2 receptor 26-like, with the protein MPARFSEFAAAHLISPACLVVGVPPGVPSGTTPSSDAHLSSPGSMHKAERQCPPQEQPWHEQINYSVINQLAEQNHRFPFSYRMTPNQEPPYLAIVKLLLQFQWTWIGLLFQDNEKGGKFKRRLEVLTLKNGICIVLSGTIPEANMQTSAGETLVQEKRKMFYSLIMSQIKIIVCQLDSQASGMLALALQQIDMTNKSIMGRVWIATTLTALSVGIFNLCVDLQNKYALLSFLIQTNRRSQYYDFNSYASMILLYGKEAFQCSYPSPMLSKKVWKKCRERENWEFPPHDVIARILSQDFSNISQIIQIVARVLSAASSSQWSKRRMQVGDHQLPQVVQPWQLHKFLRNFQHHNISRDGISIDENGIPVSDFDIMHWTSIRNESYAGMKIGNVEIQASSEVKISVNQSAIQWPTSFNKMVPYSRCTESCSLGYAKLVRQGAPVCCYDCYLCVEGTFSGQEDAAHCDKCPDDQYSNKKRDQCVPRSISFLSYEELLGLILAFFALALSLTTTFILGIFMKYRDTPIVKANNCELTYILLISLLLALLTSLLFIGRPVKLTCLLQQTIFSIVFSVAVSSLLAKTVMVVVAFLATKPGSSMKKWLRKSLANSIVLSCSGIQVGICMIWLGFFPPFPDSDFHSQPEHILLQCNEGSVTMFYTALGYMGFLAAICFLMAFLARNLPGAFNEAKLITFSMLVFCSVWISFVPTYLSTKGKYMVAVQIFSILASCLGLLGCIFIPKCYIIILRPAVNTKEHLMLKKL; encoded by the exons ATGCCTGCTCGTTTCTCCGAATTTGCTGCCGCGCACCTCATCTCACCTGCCTGCCTGGTGGTGGGCGTTCCTCCCGGGGTCCCTTCCGGCACCACCCCCAGTTCAGATGCCCACCTCAGCAGCCCAGGATCCATGCACAAGGCTGAAAGACAATGCCCCCCTCAGGAGCAGCCTTGGCACGAGCAG ATCAACTATAGTGTCATCAACCAGTTGGCTGAGCAAAATCATCGTTTTCCCTTTTCATATCGGATGACCCCAAACCAAGAACCTCCTTACTTAGCAATTGTCAAGCTGCTCCTACAGTTCCAATGGACGTGGATTGGCCTCCTTTTTCAGGACAATGAAAAAGGAGGAAAATTCAAAAGACGCTTGGAAGTTCTAACCCTGAAAAATGGGATTTGCATTGTCCTCTCAGGAACCATCCCAGAAGCAAATATGCAGACAAGCGCTGGAGAAACTCTCgtgcaggaaaaaagaaaaatgttctaTTCTCTTATCATGagtcaaataaaaattatagtaTGCCAACTCGATTCTCAGGCCTCAGGAATGTTAGCATTAGCACTACAACAAATTGATATGACTAATAAATCCATTATGGGAAGGGTGTGGATTGCAACAACTTTGACAGCATTAAGTGTAGGCATTTTTAACCTCTGTGTTGATCTCCAAAACAAATATGCTTTGCTTTCCTTCCTCATCCAGACAAATAGAAGGAGTCAGTATTATGACTTTAATTCTTATGCATCTATGATCCTATTGTATGGAAAGGAAGCATTTCAATGTTCTTATCCAAGTCCCATGTTATCtaagaaagtttggaaaaaatgcagagaaaggGAGAATTGGGAATTCCCACCCCATGATGTGATTGCAAGAATCCTGTCTCAGGATTTCTCCAATATTtcccaaataattcaaattgtggCCAGAGTCCTCAGTGCTGCCTCTTCCTCCCAATGGAGTAAGAGGAGAATGCAAGTTGGAGACCATCAACTACCCCAGGTTGTACAACCGTGGCAG CTTCATAAGTTCCTGAGAAACTTCCAACATCACAATATTTCCAGAGATGGGATTTCCATTGATGAAAATGGAATTCCTGTTAGTGACTTTGATATCATGCACTGGACATCAATTAGGAATGAATCATATGCCGGGATGAAAATTGGGAATGTAGAAATACAAGCCTCCTCAGAGGTCAAGATTTCTGTCAATCAAAGTGCCATCCAATGGCCAACTTCATTTAACAAA ATGGTGCCTTATTCAAGATGTACAGAAAGTTGCTCCCTAGGTTATGCCAAGCTTGTGAGACAGGGAGccccagtttgctgctacgactgttaTCTGTGTGTGGAAGGAACATTCTCTGGACAGGAAG ATGCAGCCCATTGTGacaagtgtccagatgatcagTATTCCAATAAGAAGAGAGATCAGTGTGTCCCCAGAAGTATAAGCTTCTTGTCCTATGAAGAATTGTTGGGGCTCATCCTGGCTTTCTTTGCCCTTGCTTTGTCACTAACCACCACTTTTATTCTGGGAATCTTCATGAAATACCGAGACACTCCcatagtcaaagccaacaactgTGAACTCACCTACATCCTCCTGATTTCACTCTTGCTTGCTTTATTGACCTCCCTTCTATTCATCGGTCGCCCCGTGAAATTGACCTGTCTGCTTCAACAAACCATATTCAGTATTGTTTTCTCAGTTGCTGTGTCTTCCTTGCTGGCCAAAactgtaatggtggtggtggCATTTCTtgccacaaagccaggcagcagcATGAAGAAATGGCTGCGGAAGAGTCTGGCCAACTCTATTGTTTTATCCTGCTCTGGTATTCAAGTAGGCATATGTATGATATGGCTGGGattctttcctccattcccagatTCTGACTTTCATTCCCAACCGGAACATATCCTGCTGcagtgcaatgaaggctctgtcaccatGTTCTACACTGCTCTTGGCTACATGGGTTTTTTGGCTGCCATCTGTTTCTTGATGGCATTTCTGGCTCGAAATCTGCcaggggccttcaatgaagccaaactgatcaccttcagcatgttggttTTTTGTAGTGTTTGGATCTCCTTTGTTCCCACatatctgagcaccaaagggaaatacatggtagcCGTAcagatcttctccatcctggcctcctgcCTTGGTTTACTTGGCTGCATCtttatccccaagtgctacattattatCCTGAGACCTGCCGTGAACACCAAAGAACATCTAATGCTAAAAAAACTTTAA